A genomic region of Cyprinus carpio isolate SPL01 chromosome B11, ASM1834038v1, whole genome shotgun sequence contains the following coding sequences:
- the LOC122138899 gene encoding paternally-expressed gene 3 protein-like, whose protein sequence is MAQASSQQLAQASYPSESQASLQQPAQSSYQYMAQPALQQPAQDSYALESQASIQQPAQSSYPSESQASFQQPAQASYQSVAQPAFQQPTQVGYPSESQASVQQPPQAKYQSVYRTVRPLVAQVRSQHSPGAS, encoded by the coding sequence ATGGCCCAGGCCAGTAGCCAGCAACTAGCACAGGCCAGCTACCCATCGGAGTCTCAGGCCAGTTTACAACAACCAGCACAAAGCAGCTACCAGTATATGGCCCAGCCTGCTTTACAACAACCAGCACAAGACAGCTACGCATTGGAGTCTCAGGCCAGTATCCAACAACCAGCACAAAGCAGCTACCCATCTGAGTCTCAGGCCAGTTTCCAACAACCAGCACAAGCCAGCTACCAGTCTGTAGCCCAGCCTGCTTTCCAACAACCAACACAAGTCGGCTACCCATCTGAGTCTCAGGCCAGTGTCCAACAACCACCACAAGCCAAATACCAGTCTGTGTACCGAACTGTTAGGCCACTGGTTGCACAAGTCAGAAGCCAACATTCACCAGGAGCCAGCTAA